A window of Phaseolus vulgaris cultivar G19833 chromosome 4, P. vulgaris v2.0, whole genome shotgun sequence genomic DNA:
CTTTGATGCAGGAACATATTGTTTTTTTCATTGTAAAGATGCTTTCACCTCCAGTTCCTCCTAAATATTCTGGGACTGAAAGCTATTTGATCAACCATGCTCCTTTGTTGAATGTCCTTCTGGTTGGAATTTCATCTGTAGACAGTATTCAGATATTCTCCCTACACGGTGTGGTATGTTCTGATTTAATATAGCAAGTGGTCTACATTCTTTTTTCACTCAAAAGAAAAGGGAAAACTGATATGAATGAGATAAATGCTTTTGAGAACAACCCTCCCCTATGCATACAGACAAGGAAAATTTAAAGCGCTATCAATAAAAgatgattttaattattttttttctttccaaagAAATGATTTGTTAATAACTCTTAAAatttgggtttagggtttaaccAGCAAAACTAGCTTGTAAGAAAAAGATTACCCAAGCATTATAAGGACTACATTGAATTTATCTCTAGTTGGGCGATTTCAACAATCAACCCTTGATGGTCAAGACTAGACATCTAGAATGTGAACAAATGTGGGTGGCCCAATAGCGATACCCCTTCATGCACAGGAATAGACAAATGAGTGACCCAACGAAGGATCTATATTAAATTCTGATATCGTCTTAGAATATGTGCTTAAGGCCCCGGACCCAAATCCTACAAAACTGGTTTTAAGGTGAAGAATGTCCAAGTCTTATAGTTACATTGGTTATATCTCTAGTTTATGTTGGATTAACATGTTCCTTCACACTTAGGACTGGACATCTAGAGTGAAGACAAATGTTGGTGGCCCACTAACATCACCCATGATGCCTAGGAATAGACATTTAGAGTGTACGCAAATATGGTAATCCAATAAAAAATCTGGGATATGCTTCAATACCATATTAGAATTAAAGTTCAGGGCCTTACTCAAGCCCCATAAAACCAATTTGTAAGGTGAAGATTGTTAGAGTCTTATAAGAACTACATTGGTCCCTTCCCTAGTCCATGTGAAATCACAATAATAACTATTGAAGCTTTTAGTTTGTTATCCTATTCTATGCAGTCATTTTACTTTCTTCTTTCAGGTTCCGCTACTTGCTGCTGTGTTGATGCCAATATGCGAAGCTTTTGGATCATCTGTTCCTAATGTCTCATGGACTGCTGTTACGGGTGAAAAACTCACTTGTCATGGAGTGTTCTCTAATGCATTTATTCTCCTGCTGAGATTATGGCGGTTTAATCATCCACCTGTTGAGCACGTGATGGGTGGTGCAGCAACTCCAGCATTAGGATCACAGTTAGGTCCTGAGTACCTTTTATTGATTCGGAATTGTATGTTAGCATCCTTTGGGAAATCACCAAGAGATCGAGTAAGTTGTAGAAGATTTTCAAAAAtgataactttttctttagAGCCTTTATTTATGGATTCCTTTCCAAAATTAAACATTTGGTATCGGCAACATCGAGAATGTATTGCATCCACCTGTTCTACTCTTGCACCTGGGGGGCCAGTTTCTCAGATTGTTGAAGCGCTACTAAGCATGATATGCAAGAAAATAAATCGAAGTGCTCAGTCATTGACACCTACAACTTCAGGAAGCAGTAATTCATCTTGCTCTTCATTGGATGATGCTCTGATGAAACTCAAAGTGCCTGCATGGGACATCCTTGAAGCAACTCCATTTGTTCTTGATGCTGCTCTTGCTGCTTGTGCTCATGGAAGACTCTCTCCCCGTGAATTGGCTACAGGTTTGCCCAGTTCACTCATGGATATATTCAAgccttttttttaattgattatcaTTAATAACTGTTTTAGGATTATACTGAGGCtttcatgttttaaaatgtGAGAATGTCAGAGCTGTGGAATAAAGATGTCCTGTGAAAAGATCAAATATTGAACATGACTCATGATTCTCGGAATAACTTAGCAAGTGAAAAGATTGATTACGTGTTTTTTTCGTAAAAGTGATATTGTTCTACCAAAATCTCATGTAATTTTTGTCTCATTCACTTGATTGTCCTTGTCCACTTGTCAGTGAAATAAATAGTGTTTGCTAGGAGTTGGGAAGATAGTTAAGAAAGTTATTATACTTAGTTGGAGGAGTTAGTACTTAGAGGGGATTTGCAAGGTAAATAAATGGAGGAGGATGCAAGAGAAGAGGCACCTTCTCTTTGCATGTCTAACTAAAATTGAGGAGGACCTAAAAGAAGACTTGGACATGTGTGTTGTCCTGCTCCTACGTTGCTCCCAAATCCAGATAGGTTTGTGATCACTAGTCATGTAGTTTGTGTACTCCAAGTATGGGTATGTTTGGAGTGCGTGCCAATTGTCTGACAAAATCACTAGTAATGCAGAAATTTGCAATTAAGCTAAAAAACCATAAAATTATCTAACAATATTAGAAggtatgttttaaaaaaaattaatcttggTAGTATCTTCGAAGAAGAAAGCTAGGCCTAATGCTAGGTAAATCCATGCTTCTTTAAGTTGTCATAGATTAACTTATTGGAATAAATGtacattaatataaaaattgtaagttTGGGAATTCATTGAAGTGGGTTGTTAAtgtcttatttttttaagtttttcttaTGCTGTTGTTTGCTTAGTAAATCGTCTGCCTGATTTTTATCTAGGTCTCAAAGATCTGGCTGATTTTCTTCCAGCAACTTTGGGAACCATTATAAGCTACTTGTCAGCCGAAGTCACACGGGGCATATGGAAGCCTGCTTTTATGAACGGAACTGATTGGCCAAGCCCTTCTGCAAATTTATCTATTGTTGAGCAACAAATTAAGAAAATTCTAGCAGCCACAGGTGTTGATGTCCCTAGCCTTGCTATAGGTTTGTCAAGTTTACTTtctttctttagatgaattcctCTTTGTAAGTTCAATTTATCTGTTCCTGGGTGATTGTTGCAGCATTTGTCATTTTCTCCGCATAGACCAACTAACCTGTCACGTTTCTGCATATTCATAGTTATTTTCTAGAAGTAGCTCGTGAGTGATGAATAAATTCTCAATTAGCTACGGGCTATATGATTGACATAGAAATATCAACTCATTGTTTCCAATTTTTGACAAACCGTGTTTTCATTTTCTGTTTATATGAATCAGCCAAAATGAAGTGAACGTTTTCTATTTATGTTAGAAATATGAGAAATATCCAATGATATCTTATAGAATATTTGAGTATCTTCGATGATCTCATAGGACTTGTTgtaaattcttttatattttatgatttgttttcttatttaattagaATCTTTATAATCATAGGGATATTTAATTAGAATCAAAGttattataatatgatttaTAGAGATATCATGTTTTTATAGGAATaaattttctataattatttgTATCTATTTATCTTGCATAAAATTCCTTTCTGTAGTCCAGACAGTTTTCagcatctcttgtattttttgtTCTATCTTTCAACAAAATCGATCAGTTGACACTACTTCTTTAACTGCTTCAAGCAGATGGAAATGCTCCAGCTACACTTCCTTTGCCATTGGCAGCTTTTCTGAGTCTCACAATAACATATAAACTGGACAAATCTTATGAACGCTTCGTTGTTTTGGCTGGACCATCTTTAATTGCCCTTTCTTCCGGCTGTCCCTGGCCATGTATGCCCATTGTTGGTGCTTTGTGGGCTCAGAAGGTGAAGCGTTGGAGTGACTTTTTTGTATTCTCTGCTTCTGCAACTGTCTTTCACCACAGCAGGGATGCTGTAGTTCAGCTCTTAAGAAGTTGCTTTACTTCTACCCTTGGGCTTGGTTCTGCCTGTATTTATAACAATGGTGGTGTTGGCACCCTCCTTGGTCATGGATTTGGTTCTCACTTCTACAGAGGGATCACTCCGGTTGCTCCTGGGTTTCTCTACTTAAGAGTTCACCGGTCTATTAGAGATGTCATGTTCTTGACAGAAGAAATTGTATCTCTTTTAATGCTTTCGGTTAGAGATATAGCCAATGGTGGGTTGCCGAAGGATGAAGTGGAGAAGCTAAAGAAGACAAAGTATGGAATGAGATACGGACAGGTTTCTCTTGCTGCATCAATGACACGTGTAAAGCATGCTGCTCTTCTTGGGGCTTCGTTTCTTTGGATATCTGGTGGTTCAGGTTTGGTTCAATCTTTGATTACAGAAACTCTACCTTCCTGGTTTTTGTCAGCGCAAGGGTCAGAGCAGGAAGGGGTAGAACCTGGAGTTGTGGTTGCTATGCTGAGAGGTTATGCACTTGCGTGTTTTGCTGTACTCGGTGGGGCGTTTGCCTGGGGTATCGATTCTTCATCACCAGCATCCAAAAGACGATCAAAGGTTCTTGGGATTCATTTAGAATTTCTTGCAAATGCACTGGATGGAAAAATATCTCTTCGCTGTGATTGTGCCACCTGGCGTGCGTATGTTTCCGGGTTTATGAGCTTGATGGTGAGCTGCACGCCACTGTGGATCCAGGAACTTGAGGTGGGTATATTGAAAAGAATGAGCAACGGATTAAGACAGATGAATGAAGAAGACTTGGCTCTGCGCCTACTTGAAATTAGAGGGACAAGCGTAATGGGTGAGGTAGCTGAAATGATCTGCCAAAGTAGATAGTAAGTAAGGAGCATGGTGCATATGTGATGCTAATACCAATACCTAACGGATTTTGATACTCATTTCAGAGGGAAATGGAACTTCATTTGCTACTTGCTACCATTTCTGTACATAGCAAtgtaaatttcataattttgtaTTATCCCATTGAATTTAGAGCAGTTACGTTTAGGTAGCAGTATGAATCTTTCATCATACTATGTATTACACCAAATATTATCTTAATGTGTACCTGTACCTGTACCATTAACAGATTCATGAAGATTTTTTCCAATACTTTTTCTCCCTAAAAAACAATGGTATGAATTGTGTTGTTAGGAAAATGTTACTGTTTTAAAGAGATGATTTGTTTGATCACAAAATTTAATTGAGATATTACTTTTGAAATTAAGAAACAAATTGTGtgaattaatttagtttaagatggttattaaattttaagtttatgaCATTTTGATCTCcgaatatagtttttttttttaaattaacagCTAGATAATTTTGAGATTAATTAGCAATactaattgaaaaaataaacaacttgATAAGTTGAGAAGTCATATTCACCCGATGCCCACATACGAGAAGAAACACCTAAACCAAAAAGGAAGATAGTTTCCTTTGATTTTTACTTTGACAGTTGAAAACCTCCGGACTCAAAGAAacgtttgtttgtgtgtgaaactgtttgattttttttttaggtgAACACTCATCAGTTTGACTTGAAATCTGCGTATTTTGCCCCAAATACAGTTgagattcttatgtggaatttcaggaaaaaactactttggaagaatttttcataaattttgtgcaaacctaGGCCTCttgcaaaacttgtgaaatttcgccctattttctgcaattttttccgggtccgtattgcgcagaaaaagttcacacaagtactttcgtatgttgtttgcaccagGTAAGGatgcacgtccataaaaaaatcacagaaAGAAATAAGGGGAAGAAAAggcaggacgttttgttttcggaaaactggttttgttcATTCTCGGTCTGgaacttactgcgccttactccttgggtattttggtatgaaatttttaccaggcACTGGtatgtgtctattgagttttagttgagatttgagccccagattcgtcccacaagattcacaataatttttttaatcatcatTGCCCGGGTTGAAAGGaatgttcgtttgtgtgtgaaactgtttgatttttttcctgggcgaatactcatccgtttgacttcTAAtatgtcgcgttttgtcccaaattcagtcgagcTTCTTACACAGAATTTAAGTAAAAAAccattttgggagaatttttcagaaattttgtgcaaaccggtctaacaaaatttgtgaaatatcaccctactttctgcaattttattttgggtccgtattgcgctgaaaaaattcacacaagtactatcatatgttgtttgcacccatgtaaggaggcacgtccataaacaaatcgcagaaagaagatacggggaagaaaagccaggacgttttgcttttggaaaactagttttgttcactctcggtttgggacttactgcgccttactccttgggtattttggtctgaaatttgtaccagacattcgtcattctgtctattgagttttggctgagatttgagccccagattcatcccacaagattcgcaataaattttttatttatcacagCTCGGGATGAAATGAAGGTTCGTTTGTAtgtaaaactgtttgattcttttccagggtgaatactcatccgtttgatatgaaatctgtcgcgttttgccccaaattcagtggagattgttacgcggaatttcaggaaaaaaccatttcgggagaattttcaGGAactttgtgcaaaccaaggctacccactagcaaaacttgtgaaatttcgccctactttctgcaatttttttccggttccgtattgcgctgaaaaaattcacacaagtactttcgtatgttttttgcacccaggtaaggaggcacgtccataaacaaatcacagaaagaagatacggggaagaaaagccacgacgttttgttttcggaaaaccggttttgttcactctcgatctaggacttactgcgccttactccttgggtattttggtatgaaatttttaccagacattcgtcattgtgtctattgagttttggctgagatttgagccccaaactCGTCCAAAAACATTCGCAAgaaatttttttctcttcactgcccgggctgaaaggaaggttcgtttgtgtgtgaaattgtttgattcATTTCCTGGGTGAATAGTCATCTGTTtaacctgaaatctgtcgcgttttgtcccaaattcagtggagattcttacgcggaatttcaggaaaaaaccattttgggagaatttttcaggaattttgtgcaaaccaaggctatcctctagcaaaatttgtgaaatttcgccttactttatgcaattttttccgggtccgtattgcgctgaaaaaattcacacaagtactttcgtatgttgtttgcacccaggtaaggaggcacgtccataaacaaatcacagaaagaagatatggggaagaaaagccaggacgttttgttttcggaaaaccggttttgttcactctcggtcagggacttactgcgccttactccttgggtattttggtatgaaatttttaccagacattcgtcattgtgtctattgagttttgggtgagatttgagccccagactcgtcccacaagattcgcaataaattttatattcatcattgcccgggctgaaaggaaggtttgtttgagtgtgaaactgtttgattcttttCCTGGGTAAATACTAATCCGATTGACCtaaaatctgtcgcgttttgtcccaaattcagtggagattcttacgtggaattttaggaaaaaaccattttgggagaatttttcaggaattttgtgcaaaccaaggctatcctctagcaaaatttgtgaaatttcgccttactttatgcaattttttccgggtccgtattgcgttgaaaaaattcacacaagtactttcgtatgttttTTGCACGCAGGTAAGGagacacgtccataaacaaatcacagaaggaagatacggggaagaaaagccagggcgttttgttttcggaaaaccgattTTGTtgactctcggtctgggacttactgcgtcttattccttgggtattttggtctgaaatttttacaagacattcattattgtgtctattgagttttgggtgagatttgagccccagactcggCCCACAAGattcacaataaattttttattcatcactgccctggctgaaaggaaggttcgtttgtgtgtgaaactatttgattcttttcctgggtgaatactcatccgtttgacctgaaatatGTCGCGtttttcccaaattcagtggagattcttacgcggaatttcaggaaaaaacgacttcggaagaatttttcaggaattttgtgcaaaccaaggctatcctccagcaaaacttgtgaaatttcgccctactttctgcaatttttttccgagtccgtattgcgctgaaaaaattcatacaagtactttcgtatgttttTTGCGCCCAGGTAAAGAGGCACGTCCaaaaacaaatcacagaaagaatATACGGGGAACAAAAgctaggacgttttgtttttggaaaaccgagtctgttcactctcggtttgggacttactgcgccttcctccttgggtattttggtacgAAATTtataccagacattcgtcattgtgtctattgagtttagGCTGAGATTTGggccccagactcgtcccaaAAGATTCGCAAGAAATTTTTTATTCCTCACTGCCCGGACTGAAAGGAAGCTTCAGTTGAGTGTGAAACTGTTTCATTCTTTTCcttggtgaatactcatccgtttgacctgaaatctgtcgcgtaatgtttcaaattcagtggagattcttatgcggaatttctggaaaaaaccatttcggcAGAATTTTTCAggaattttgtgcaaaccaaggctctagcaaaacttgtgaaatttcgccctactttctgcaatatttttccgggtccgtattgcgctgaaaaagatcaaacaagtactttcgtatgttttttgcacccaggtGAGGAGGCACTTCCCTAAACAAATCACataaagaagatacggggaataAAAGCAAGGACGTTTGGTTTTCGGAGAAccgattttgttcactctcggtctgggacttactgcgccctactccttgggtattttggtgtGAAATTCTTACCAGACATcagtcattgtgtctattgagttttggctgagatttgagccccagactcgtcccacaagattcgcaataaattttttattcatcactgtccggggtgaaaggaaggttcgttcgtgtgtgaaactgtttgattcttttcctgggtgaatactcatccgtttgacctgaaatctgtcgcgttttgtcccaaattagTGGACATTCTTACGctgaatttcaggaaaaaaccatttcgggtggatttttagaaattttgtgcaaaccaacgctatcctctagcaaaacttgtgaaatttcgccctactttctgcaaatttTTTCCAGGtctgtattgcgctgaaaaagttcacacaagtactttcgtatgttgtttgcacccaggtgaggaggcacgtccataaacaaatcacagaaagaagatacggggaagaaaagccaggacgttttgttttcggagaaccggttttgttcactctcggtctgggagtTACTGTGCcctactccttgggtattttggtctgaaattctTACCAGACAtccgtcattgtgtctattgagttttggatgaaatttgagccccagactagtcccacaagattcacaataaattttttatttatcactgcccgggctgaaaggaaggttcgttcgtgtgtgaaactgtttgattcttttcctgggtgaatactcatccgtttgacctgaaatctatcgcgttttgtcccaaattcagtggagattcttacgtggaattttaggaaaaaaccaTTGCGGGTagatttttcataaattttgtgcaaaccaaggctacccactagcaaaacttgtgaaattttgccctactttttgcaatttttttccgggtccgtattgcgctgaaaaagttcacacaagtactttcgtatgttgtttgcacccaagtgaggaggcacgtccataaacaaatcacagaaagaagatacggggaagaaaagccaggaagtttttgtttttggagaaccggttttgttcactctcggtctgggacttactgcgccatactacttgggtattttggtctgaaattcttaccagacattcgtcattgtgtctattgagtttttgctgagatttgagccccagactcgtcccacaagattcccaataaattttttattcatcactgcccgggatgaaaggaaggttcgttcgtgtgtgaaactgtttgattcttttcctgggtgaatactcatccgtttgacctgaaatctgtcatgttttgtcccaaattcagtggacattcttacgcggaatttcaggaaaaactatttcggttggatttttcagaaattttgtgcaaaccaaggctatcctctagcaaaacttgtgaattttcgccctactttctgcaatttttttccgggtacgtattgcgctgaaaaagttcacacaagtacttttgtatgttgtttgcacccaggtgaggcggcacgtccataaacaaatcacagaaagaagatacggggaagaaaagccaggaggTTTTGTTTTCGAAGAACCGGTTTTGTttactctcggtctgggacttactgcgccctactccttgggtattttggtctgataTTCTTACCAGACAtccgtcattgtgtctattgaattttggctgagatttcagccccagactcgtcccacaagattcgcaataaattttttattcatcactgcccgggctgaaaggaaggttcgttcttgtgtgaaactgtttgattcttttcttgggtgaatactcatccgtttgacctgaaatctgtcacgttttgtcccaaattcagtggacaTTGTGACGCGGATTTTCAGGAGAAAACCATTTCGggtgaatttttcagaaattttgtgcaaaccaaggctatctctagcaaaacttgtgaaatttcgccctactttttgcaatttttttccgggtccgtattgcgctgaaaaagttcacacaagtactttcatatgttgtttgcacctagGTGAggggcacgtccataaacaaatcacagaaagaagatacggggaagaaaagccaggaggTTTTGTTTTCGAagaaccagttttgttcactctggGTCTGGGATTTACTGCGCcctactccttgggtattttggtctgataTTCTTACCACACaccgtcattgtgtctattgagttttggctgagatttgaccCCAGACTCGTctcacaagattcgcaataaatttttattcatcactgcccgggctgaaaggaaggtccGTTcctgtgtgaaactgtttgatttttttcctgggtgaatactcatccgtgtGAACTGAAACCTGTCCCTTTTTgtccaaattcagtggagattcttacgcggaatttggaaaaaaccatttcgggagaattcttcagaaattttgtgcaaaccaaggctatcctctagcaaaacttgtgaaatttcccctactttctgcaatttttttccgggtccgtattgcgctgaaaaaattcacacaagtacattcgcatgttgtttgcacccaggtaaggaggcaccttcataaacaaatcacagaaagaagaaacggggaagaaaagccaggacgttttgttttcggaaaaaccggtttttttcactctcggtctgggacttactgcgccctACTCCTTGGgaattttggtctgaaattctTACCAGACAtccgtcattgtgtctattgagttttggctgagatttggccccagactcgtcccacaagattcgcaataaattttttattcatcactgcccgggctgaaaggaaggttcgttcgtgtgtgaaactgtttgattcttttcctgggtgaatactcatccgtttgacctgaaatctgtcgcgttttgtcccaaattagTGGACATTCTTACGctgaatttcaggaaaaaaccatttcgggtggatttttagaaattttgtgcaaaccaacgctatcctctagcaaaacttgtgaaatttcgccctactttctgcaatttttttccaggtctgtattgcgctgaaaaagttcacacaagtactttcgtatgttgtttgcacccaggtgaggaggcacgtccataaacaaatcacagaaagaagatacggggaagaaaagccaggacgttttgttttcggagaaccggttttgttcactctcggtctgggagtTACTGCGcctactccttgggtattttggtctgaaattctTACCAGACAtccgtcattgtgtctattgagttttggatgaatttgagccccagactagtcccacaagattcacaataaattttttattatcactgcccgggctgaaaggaaggttcgttcgtgtgtgaaactgtttgattcttttcctgggtgaatactcatccgtttgacctgaaatctatcgcgttttgtcccaaattcagtggagattcttacgtggaatttagGAAAAAACCATTTGCGGGTagatttttcataaattttgtgcaaaccaaggctaccctagcaaaacttgtgaaatttgccctacttttgcaatttttttccgggtccgtattgcgctgaaaaagttcacacaagtactttcgtatgttgtttgcacccagtgaggaggcacgtccataaacaaatcacagaaagaagatacggggaagaaaagccaggagtTTTGTTTTGGagaaaccggttttgttcactctcggtctgggacttactgcgccatactacttgggtattttggtctgaaattcttaccagacattcgtcattgtgtctattgagttttgctgagatttgagccccagactcgtcccacaagattccaataaattttttattcatcactgcccgggatgaaaggaaggttcgttcgtgtgtgaaactgtttgattcttttcctgggtgaatactcatccgtttgacctgaaatctgtccgttttgtcccaaattcagtggaatTCTTACgcgaatttcaggaaaaactatttcggggatttttcagaaattttgtgcaaaccaaggctatcctctagcaaaacttgtgaaatttcgccctactttctgcaatttttttccgggtccgtattgcgctgaaaaaagttcacacaagtactttcgtatgttgtttgcacccaggtaaggaggcacgtccataaacaaatcacagaaagaagatacggggaagaaaagccaggagttttgttttcggaagaaccggttttgttcactctcggtctgggacttactgcgcctactccttgggtattttggtctgaaattctTACCAGACAtccgtcattgtgtctattgattttggctgagatttcagccccagactcgtcccacaagattcgcaataaattttttattcatcactgcccgggctgaaaggaaggttcgttcgtgtgtgaaactgtttgattcttttcctgggtgaatactcatccgtttgacctgaaatctgtcacgttttgtcccaaattcagtggacattcttacgcggaatttcaggaaaaaaccatttcgggtgaatttttcagaaattttgtgcaaaccaaggctatcctctagcaaaacttgtgaaatttcgccctactttctgcaatttttttccgggtccgtattgcgctgaaaaaagttcacacaagtactttcgtatgttgtttgcacccaggtgaggcggcacgtccataaacaaatcacagaaagaagatacggggaagaaaagccaggaggttttgttttcggaagaaccagttttgttcactctcggtctgggacttactgcgcctactccttgggtattttggtctgataTTCTTACCAGACAtccgtcattgtgtctattgagttttggctgagatttgagccccagactcgtcccacaagattcgcaataaattttttat
This region includes:
- the LOC137836645 gene encoding mediator of RNA polymerase II transcription subunit 33B-like isoform X1, which gives rise to MGEMVWEGVMEVTKWAQDKKTDPLLWSIQVSSALNSAGVSLPSVDLAHRLVSYICFDNHVPLAWKLLEKAMAVRILPPLLALSLLSTRVLPHRHLHPAAYALYIDLLNRHAFSLSSHIHFPNYPKVMASIHHALRFSQAYSSHDPHPGLVLVHFLFTVISQLLEASLDDEGLLQHKPRWIARFPDPDVDNMLIDAPSNFTKDSLHRKNTAMAIETVSRFLHHKLTSRILSLVQRNMPAHWGPFVHQLQRLAANSTVLRSLKHVTPDSLLPLNFNSAPGIKALSSEWKSTPKLELNAVMAGSCAVQSCNDNWSSLWLPIDLILEDAMDGNHVAEASAVEVLTGLVKALHAVNGATWHCAFLGLWIAALRLVQRERDPSEGPVPRLDTCLCMLLCITTLVVANLIEEEEGELIEEAERSPTNQRMDKQALGERRGELVISLQLLGDYEDLLTPPQSVIWGCNQAAAKATLFVSGHSGYLEYTNVNDLPTNCSGNLRHLIVEACIARHLLDTSAYFWPGYVSAPFNQLPHSIPNHLPSWSSLMKGSPLAPQLVNVLVATPASSLAEIEKIFEFAINGSDDEKISAATILCGASLVRGWNVQEHIVFFIVKMLSPPVPPKYSGTESYLINHAPLLNVLLVGISSVDSIQIFSLHGVVPLLAAVLMPICEAFGSSVPNVSWTAVTGEKLTCHGVFSNAFILLLRLWRFNHPPVEHVMGGAATPALGSQLGPEYLLLIRNCMLASFGKSPRDRVSCRRFSKMITFSLEPLFMDSFPKLNIWYRQHRECIASTCSTLAPGGPVSQIVEALLSMICKKINRSAQSLTPTTSGSSNSSCSSLDDALMKLKVPAWDILEATPFVLDAALAACAHGRLSPRELATGLKDLADFLPATLGTIISYLSAEVTRGIWKPAFMNGTDWPSPSANLSIVEQQIKKILAATGVDVPSLAIADGNAPATLPLPLAAFLSLTITYKLDKSYERFVVLAGPSLIALSSGCPWPCMPIVGALWAQKVKRWSDFFVFSASATVFHHSRDAVVQLLRSCFTSTLGLGSACIYNNGGVGTLLGHGFGSHFYRGITPVAPGFLYLRVHRSIRDVMFLTEEIVSLLMLSVRDIANGGLPKDEVEKLKKTKYGMRYGQVSLAASMTRVKHAALLGASFLWISGGSGLVQSLITETLPSWFLSAQGSEQEGVEPGVVVAMLRGYALACFAVLGGAFAWGIDSSSPASKRRSKVLGIHLEFLANALDGKISLRCDCATWRAYVSGFMSLMVSCTPLWIQELEVGILKRMSNGLRQMNEEDLALRLLEIRGTSVMGEVAEMICQSR